The Glycine soja cultivar W05 chromosome 4, ASM419377v2, whole genome shotgun sequence genomic sequence GGCTGATGCCCTTACCATGGTTGAGCACATTGGTCGGTTTGAAGGTACAAAGGTCAGGTTATGTTGCTTGTCTTGAAAAGTTTGCTTCTTCCTAATTCTTGGTGGCATTTTCAAGGGAATAGTTGTCTTACTGTATTCTGCATTACACATGTCAGGTTGTCTATGTTGGAGATGGAAATAATATTGTTCACTCATGGTTGTTGATGGCATCTGTAATTCCGTTTCACTTTGTCTGTGCGTGTCCTAAAGGATTTGAACCTGATGCAAAAACAGTTGAGAAGGCAAGGAAAGCTGGAATCAGCAAGATTGAGATAACTAATGATCCCAAAGAGGCTGTTAAAGGAGCTGATGTTGTGTATTCAGATGTCTGGGCCAGCATGGGCCAAAAGGAAGAAGCTGAATACCGGCGCCAAGCTTTTAAAGGATTTCAGGTACTTTACATAATATTTCTGACATTATTTTCTTACAGCCACCTAATCAAATGGTACACATGGGGTGGTTAGTGCAGAAATCATGTGTTGAGTTTAACGAAAAAAAAGATTGCGTTATTTGATACAGTGATTATGTTATGTTGGAATGGTGGTTGAAATGATTTGACTTTTGTATGCACTTGCTTAGCAGAATATGCTTGTAGCTCAATTGGCACCGGCTGAAGTCATAAAGACTTGGTGGTTTTTTGCAAATTGTTGAATGCTGAATAACAAGATAATGATTATATagtagtaattaaaatattaaatcagCAGTTCGGAGACTATATGGGGATAGACTCAGTATATAACTATGTTGTCAGAATTGAACTAGACCAGCTGGTCAAACTGGGAACTAGACGCCAAACTTGTTCATTTTAGCCTTGAAAACTGGTCTTGTAAAGAACTGGTGTAAAACTGGTTGAACCAGTTCACGATGGTTGATATCATGATGATTGGTAAAACCGGGCATAAGTTTCAAATTGGtttgttggaaaaaaaacttttatttgttaaaataaaaaatttaatatcatgaTGATTGATATAAATGCAGCCCATTATGATGGTTGATAGTTATATTAATTACAGTTACatagtttctatttttggttGCTGATAGATATTATTGTATGTTGAACATTAATGTTATgacatatttgatttgatttcatatttaattttgaatattatatattatgagtTATAAGAAGTGAAgcttcatttttaatattataaggttataaatatttttattttttgaatattgtTTGATATATCAATTACGTAAAAGGAGAGGGTTGCTATTCTTAGCCGGTCCCaagcccggataaaaggagagggttgtgttaggctttcgacagccaacgttaaactttgtcgaatctctatgacatggatcaattacgtaataatgtgaatgctaggtcgttgcccggaagcaacgcgctgtatggctcgagtacagtgtcaaaagagcaagggccgctgcatcgtcgcccggatgtagtgaaaagtaagcaagggttcccacattttcgtgaacgggtgtgggtaaagaaactagttcatgacaggaggattcgctttggtacatggaatataggcacacttactggaaaatctatgaaaatagtggatgttatggtgaggtggaagatcaattttatgtgcctacaagaaactaagtggacaggtgaaaaagcgaaagaattagacaactcgggatttaagctgtggtatacgggaaaaatcagatcaagaaatggggtagggattattgtggacaaggagtggaagaaggatgtcgtggatgtaagaagagtaggagatcgtatcatagccttaaaattggtagtgggacaggacacctttaatgttattagtgggtacgcacctcaggttgggttagcagaacactttaaggtaaaattttgggaggatctagaaggggtacttcaggatataccccaaggagagaaagttttcctaggaggggatctcaatggacatgtaggtagcgtggctagaggttttgagggggtgcatgggggttttggcctaggggagatgaatggggagggtaaatccatcttggagttttcggaggctttggatctttctatagccaatacatggtttaagaaaagagaggaatatcttatcacttacaaaagtggagggacatgttctcagatagatttcttccttatcaggaagtccgataggaagtattgcttgaactgtaaagttatcccgggagagagcttgactacccaacatagagttttggttatggatgtaagaattagagatagggcaaagagaagaagtcctatggtagcaccaaggatcaaatggtggcacttgaagggtgagaaacaaggaatcttccaacaaaagatatgggagggatggtgtggacaatcacaaggaagtgcaaatgatatgtggaacaagatgtcccaagagattattaaagtggctaaagagacgttgggtgaatctagaggttttggacctaggggtaaagaatcgtggtggtggaatgaaaatgttcagagcaaagttagagtaaaaaaggagtgtttcaaggagtgatctaggtgtagaaattctgaaacttggggtaagtataagatagctagaaatgaaaccaaaaaggcggtgagtgaggcaagagcccaagcttttgacggactataccaagctctaggaactagggacggagaaagatctatatataggcttgctaagggtagagagaggaagactagagatttggatcaagtaaagtgtgttaaggatgaagaaggcaaagtcttagtgcatgaaaaagatatcaaggaaaggtggaaggcgtatttccacaacttatttaatgatggatatggatatgactctagcaatctagacacaagagaagaggaccggaactataagtactatcgtcggattcagaaacaggaagtaaaggaagcgttgaaaagaatgagtaacggtaaggcggtggggccagacaacatacctattgaagtgtggaaaactcttggagatagaggtcttgagtggctcaccgaattctttaacgaaattatgaggtcaaaacgcatgccggaggaatggaggagaagcacgttagtgccaatctataagaacaagggggatatacaaaattgtgcaaattataggggaatcaagctcatgagtcatatcataaaattatgggaaagagtgatcgaacgaagattaagaaaggagactcaagttactgagaatcaatttggtttcatgccgggaaggtcgaccatggaagcgatttatttattacggcgggtgatagagcaatatcgcatggcccaacaagacttgcacttgatttttattaacttggagaaagcgtatgatagagtgcctagagagattttgtggaaagctctagagaagaaaggggttagggttgcatatattcgagctatccaagatatgtatgatagggtatcgactagtgttaggacacagggtggagagtcagacgatttttccatcacaattggtttgcatcaagggtcaacccttagcccctacctttttaccttaattctgtatgttctcacggaacaaatccaagagatagcgccgagatgcatgctttttgcagatgacatagtcctccttggagagtcgagggaggagttgaatgagaggttggaaacttggagacgagctctagaaacacatggctttcgcctaagcagaagcaaatcggagtatatggaatgtaagttcaacaaaagaaggagggtttctaactcagaggtgaaaataggagatcatattatccctcaagtcacacggtttaaatatcttgggtctgtaatacaggatgatggggaaattgaaggggatgtgaatcatcgcattcaagcaggatggatgaaatggagaaaagcatcgggggtgttatgtgatgcaaaggtaccgatcaagctaaagggaaagttttatcggactgcggtaagaccggcgattttgtacggaacagaatgttgggcggtcaagagccaacatgagaataaagtaggtgtagcggagatgaggatgttgcggtggatgtgtggtaagactcgacaggataaaattagaaacgaagctattagagagagggttggagtagcgcctattgtagagaagatggtggaaaatagacttaggtggtttgggcatgtagagagaagaccggtagactctgtagtgaggagagtagaccagatggagagaagacaaacaattcgaggcagaggaagacccaaaaagactataagagaggttatcaaaaaggatctcgcacttaatgatttggatagaagtatggtacttgatagaacattatggcagaagttgatccatgtagccgaccccacctagtgggataaggcgttgttgttgttgttgtttgatatatcaaattaaaaattgaaatagtattatttattgttaGTTCAATCATTAGATAAAACATTGAATCTTGAATCACTACCTCCCCAATTTAATGACTGGTTCAGTCTTAAAAAAACCCTTGGTATATATTGGTTTGTGAATGCTCTGGCACATGCTTGAATTGTTTCTTTACGTGAGATCGCAATTGCCCTTTGCAGGTGAACCAAAATCTTATGGATTTGGCTGGTTCAAAGGCATTTTTCATGCATTGCTTACCGGCGGAAAGAGGGGTGGAGGTGACTGACGAAGTTATTGAAGCTCCAAATTCAATAGTCTTCCCGCAAGCTGAGAACCGAATGCATGCACAGAATGCCGTAATGCTTCATGTACTTGCCAAGTAGATAGCTGAATGAATGATCATCTGAGGTTTTTGAGCAATATTAGCGTGCACTCGCAATAGTTGGTTTTAGGCCTTCAGCTAGTGAATACACTTTGCAACAGTTAGTTTTTGGCATTCAGCTGTATGTATGTTCGGTCTAGTAAGTTGGATTTTTGAGTTGCTTCGGTATTATTACTAGCAATTGAAAAACAGGTAAATCGTATAAAGATGCTAGTATTGGGTTTTCTTTTTCACTAcaacatctcattttttatttgagatttaATTCCTTTAAAGTAAAAAGTGAGGTAGGTCTAGGATAAaggaaatattaaattattgattaaaaagttaacattgaaaatttattcttatatcataaatttaccCATTTAGAGTCAGACTCTCATTCTTATACCCAGCCTTTTATAcacaattttcacaaaaaaattctccaatcatttcaaattatttttcttttctattgtaTACTTGACTCTTTTATTGCTTActctcattatttcattaaagtgaattttaataaattttttagaaagattgtcaataattaaaaaaatacatcataatttaaattgtttattataaatttaaaatatgatttatatattcaaagctatttatttattaagaatttaaatttagaaaaaacaatacttgtacaataattgttaaaattataattataataaaatatgtactgttgtaataaagtaaaatttagaCAATTTTTTAACCGGCcataattcattttatcatttaatgtatatatgtatatatatatatatgtgtgtgtatgtatttttactttagaatacttaaatcaaaatttgatttgagACATAATTAgccttaattataaattaaatctttgtATTTGAAATGTACATTGCAAAATCTtacaattaatttatatttctttaatatataataaatcaaattgAACCAATTTTAGTTCATATGTTATAAagtttcaattaaataaataacctaTCAATTTTAAATCCAACAGAGAAAAACTCATGTCAAGTGTCAACACTTCCATGACCACCGAGCACAGCTATTGGCGGGGAGAGACAATGATAGTCGTGGAGACTGGAGAAGATAAACTCTTCTAAACGTTATTGCAGAAAAGCCACAATGTAAACCACAAACTCTTCTAAACCTCATTGCAGACAGATAAAATCGCACTGGATACATATTTTGCTAGTCATCAAGGGTAGTTCGCTCTTGTCTTGCACAAAAACCACAATGTAAACCTCACCTATGATACTTAAGGCGCAGGACACCAGCTCAATCGACAGGTGAAACATGTATACAGAACTCAGAAAGTTAAGTAACCATGACTTAGGTGTTAACATTAAATTAGGAGACAGTTCATACTTATCCCAAGCACAAGTACATTAAAGACTCAAACCCGCTTGAATTTCCCTGAAAAATATCTAGCTTCCATACTATTGTGTGAAATGAATAATAGAAGTCAATAGAATaagaaaaacaacattaaaaatcAGTAAAATATAAGACAGCACAAATTAAGGGGGCAACGGTTGCTACTATTCATTTGCATAAACCGGAAGGCGTGGGCAGACCGTTTATCTGCATCTGCTTGTACATCCATTGCCAATTCTCCAACGTTACCTCACCACCAAGAGACCGGATAACAGATCCACCACTGCATGTGCCTACTTTGCAGCATTCTTCTAGTGACAAACCCTTGACCACTCCATACAAAAATCCACTTGCAAAAAGGTCCCCTGCTCCTGTAGCATCGGTTGCCTTTGTTTCCCCAATGGCCGGGACTTGTATCATCTGGTATGCAAAAAAAGCTTACTTTAAGTAGTTATttgtaactaattaatttttcagcACCTATGCTACAACACTACCTGACACAAGGGCCGAACGACAAGAAAGTAAAAACTAATCAACTTTTCCCTAATGATTGTGGACCACAATGTGCTTAAACAGCATTCATCATGTCAACAACATACAGTTCCTGCAGAAATCTAGTTCCATGCTCCTACTGTTTGTGAACATTTGTTGATAGGGATGATGCATACTGAGTTCTTACCCTCTTTCTTTATAAAAAGTTCAATATATTCATGTTGGTTGGATGAGAAGAAGGCAAATTTTGAGCTCATTATACCAAATATGGGCAAAAACCATTCAAGACAATAAGACCAACAGCAAAGGTTGTTTTTTGTATAGGGAGGCAACTGCTTCACAACAAATTCTTACAAGGTCAAATAACTAGGCATTGTCTAGCTAATTATGGTGTCTTGCGGTCAATTACAAAAGGTTCACAACAGAGCCAACTATACAGGTccccaaaaaaggaaaaaaaataaaaacaaagggaATTGAGGAAGGAGCCTGGCAGAACATATCACACAGAATTTCAgggaaaaaagataaattaacacACCTCCTTTCCATGTTTGGCAATGCACCCATTAGCACCCAATGTTACAACAGCCCATTGGCAGTATTTGGAAAGAAATTCTACAGCAGCTATAGGATCATCTTTCTGTTCATCCCTAAAATCCACGGAAAAGTAAATTGATATCACTTATTTACAAGACAAAATacatattaaatgaaaataagataGTCAATAACTAGGAAACTGaagataaaattgtattttcaaCAAATGCATCTTGATATAAAGCTGGGTCTGATCCAAATGACAGTCACCTTAAAAGTTCAGCTGCTTCATCCTCATTGGCAAAGCAGAGGTCTATGTTCCCAGATTCCAGTAGCTTGAGAAGCGGTAGTTTAAAGTTCCTCACCATCTTGCCAAAATGAAGAGATCATGAGTGAGAAATACAAATagaataactaaataaattacacaagtgacttcttaaaaataaaacttccaTAATCCTATATAATATATTGGTAGGCATCTTAAGCACTTTCATACAGTCATTATTGAAAttatgtagaaaaaaaatatgatctcTTAAATGTAGCAAAtgacaagaagaaattaaacatATTCAGAAATTATACTGTGGACTAATCGACTAATGATTTTATATTGAATTAACAGCCCTTCGTCAGAATTCAGTTTTACCAAAACAATCCTTTGTCTGCATGTATGAAGAACTTTGGGGGAGGGGGGATTGTGAGAAGcgacataaattaaaatacctcAAAACTGGCCAAATCCAAGGAAACAAGAAGGCCTTCCTGTTTGGCTAAATGAATTGCTGCTTGAATAACCTCCAAGTTGAGTACCGCATATCTCAATACCAACCACTGAAACGTAAATATATCAGCAACTAAGTTCACAGAGTGATATATTACTAGTAGTGATAGACCTAGTAGGATATAAAAGCATAACGATACATAGAACATGATAAATGTCGAAAGAAATCAATCAACCTTGGAGCCCTTGAAATCCTCTTTCACCAATTCTTGTGCctgccaaaaaagaaaaaaagagagagaatacaTAATATCAGGcacaaacatgacttcaattcaGACATCGTAATTCCTAACCTAGCctcaaaaaatgaagaaagggtGTATATGAATTAGAAGTACCTGAACTTTGACAGCATTTGAGAGACAGGGCCGCATTGTACGGTTACCCATGTCATCTACCAAGCAAACACACTAGTACACAGAGCAAATCCATTAACTTGTTATGTCATACTATAATATGATAGAATGAATTACATACATTGTGTGCTGGTACCTGTGCAGTGTGTCCTTTCTTTTGACGGAGTCTTGAGAGGTCGACAGAGTTGAAGGTCATGTTGGTGAGAAAAAGCTGGCCTTGGTGGTCATCTCCATAAGCTCCAATAATTCCGGTGGAAATTCCAAAACCGCGACTGAGACCGCGAATTGTGTTGGCAACGCTGCCACCAGCGAGAGTTTTGATGTCATCGTGGGATTTGGATTTAACCTCTCTCAGTATGGATTCCAGTTCTTCAATTTGGACCTGTAGGATAAACAAAGTTATTAACGGAAGGAAGAGAGAATAAGTTTGAAAAACATAGTTAGTTATAAAAAGAACAGACAGGGATGGAGCCACCGCGCTCGCCGGGAATGCGATGGAGCAAGGACCAATCGACGGTGGCAACGTTGTCGACCAGGGCGGATGGCTGGAGACCCAGAATCAAGGGAGCATGGTCGTGGGAAAACCTCTCCGCTCCCATTGGCCACCACTCACTATCTTTTTTCCGCAGCCCCTAAAAACTAACCCTCTCCTATTTTCTTCTTAGCTAACCCTCCATTCCATACAATTCCAACCAGAGTCTTTCACTCTGTCAAAACTATATTACTTACTTTTTTAAATCATCTATCTTCtgtctaattaaataaattctcttttttcttttcaataaaaaaaaagactatctTTGAAAACTTTCtttgacaaaattatttttagaagcatttctttttcttttttaatttactcttttacctttatttctaaatttaatttccgAATTTTTTCAAGTAGTTGAATATACCTTATATGGcaatataaatttgtttaaaatatttatttattactagctttagtgttataaaataaacatttattttataccTTGGACGGACTAAAATACCTGTAaagatgatattttaattttttgaaattactaaatgttttttcaatttagcttttgaattaaatttaaatttacttaatGCATATTAAAgagattttatattatcattgaaTTACATAACATAAATTTACTATCTTTAACAATAATTATCCTCAAAGTTATACTCAATGCGTTTTATACCTAATTATCTTGAAGTGTATGTTTTTACGGAGGATTATTAGTTCTTACGGCGGATTATCTAGTTACAATTTGTACTTTTAAGATGAACTCTAGACGGAAAAGGATCAACAAGATTCTTTTCATATGCCTCACTTCTATTCTTTCAGTGAACTGCATTTTATTGAAACCTTACACCCTCCATGAAATCATTCTCACACTCGTCAATTTTCAATTGTAAAGTTGTAAAAAACGAACAAAAATCCTGGTTTTAAAAAGGAAGATGCATGTATCCACAGTGATGACAAAACAATGGCGTCGGTGTCCTCATTAATAAAGATGTCAATGAGAACTTAACTAGAGAACATAAAGATCatgggaaaaaaaatgtgaaatacaTCAAACACTAAAGATCGGCATACACTTGCCTTTCCCTAACTAGAGAACAGAGTTCGAAATATTATGGAACAATTGCTTCCTGGGATCGTAAGGAGCCACAGACCACAACAACTCTACGCAGAAATTGTCTGGTGTTATTGGGAATGAAAAGAATCCCTCTTCCATGAATATGCAAAAAACAAGGATATCCCATGATATCATTTCAAGATTGGAATAGAAGACATTGCTTTTTTAAATACCTCATTTTTTAAGAGCTTTTTCTGCTTTATCAGGTAAGACATTATCAGGAACAACATCCAGCATAGAGTCGTACTCCTCATCTTTACGTGCAAACTTCTTTCGCAGCAGCACCTTCTCAAACTCAATTTCATCAAAGGACTTTGAATTTTCGGCTGCATGGACCTGTGCAAGGTTAGTATAATTGGCGGCTGACTGGGAGATGAAAGCTATCTCTTCATCAGTGAGCTTTCTTAGGAACTTTGCGGGATTGCCTGCCCATACCTGCAAAATTTGCCAGTTTGTGCTTACAGATCACGAATGACACATATAGCATGCATTCAAGAAAAAGCAGCCAAACAGACCTTAGAACTTAAAATATCTAGAGCAGCCAAAAACTGATCAAAGTTAAGGAGTGCTTTCCATCCCCATGAtaagaattaataataaaaaaaagagccGAGGACCATCTAAGATAGCTTCAGTCTTGCAATTGGGTCAACCGGTCCAAAATTCCACACCTGAGGGCATTCAAAGACTTTATAACACGGTAATTTTTAGGTGCAAGTTATAAACTTGAACCTTATAGGATGTTAAATTAGAATTATATATTGCTTTTTCtcccaaaaaggaaaaatataaatagtttGAACCTTTTGATAAAACTCGGAAGTGGGTATATATAAGCTCATGCAGTTcaagaagcaaaataataaCCATGACATTAGTAATAAGTAACAATTAAGACAAATGATCTAGGATTCTTCTGGATTAGGGTCTACTCGAGAAGGGATAGTTTAGAACCAAAATTATAACCCATGAAAGAATTTAGGCTTATGTTGTGGCCATGGGCTTTGAGGAAGAATAGGTGAGATCATaagttagaagaaaaaaaaaaataagggctTTATGTTTCAAAAACCTTTTAGATACCTAAATGAGTAAATATCTTAAGGgctgttaaataaaattaaaaagacaaaatgaaaaattatcccAAGAAGTCTTTTAAGAATATTCCTAATGCATCTAATCTAATATTAAACAACTTTAAGGTCACAATAATTATCAGgttaaaattatctaaaaacaCAAAATCCCTAAAATTTCCATTAAAAACTaacataaagataaataaaatgaacacataataataattgacCCTCTTTGTCCTAGACTGGCAGTACAGTATGTTAAGTCAATAGTGGAATCATTCCCAAAATCAGTTAAGACTAACATGAACATGATTCTAATCCTCATAAATTTAATGGGTGTAGCCAAACAGCAAACATCCAGACATACCTCACCAGAAGGAATTCTTGTATTCTGTCTCACAAGGGCTCCAACAGCAACCATGGCATTTTTCTCAACAATTACACCATCAAGTAGTAGTATTGCACCCATACCAACAAAAGCCTCGTCCTCAACGGTACAACCATGTAAAACAGCACTATGACCTGCTCAGTGAAAACTATAACATAAATTTCCCATTAAAAGTAGAACACAGcactattcttaatcatgacaAAAATGTTACTCACCGACAGTAACATTATATCCCCAATCATTGTAGGCAACACCTTCCCACTTAAATTTGACTTTGCAACATGCACCAGGGAGTTGTCCTGTATGTTAGTTCCACTTCCAATTCTGATGCTACTAACATCACCTATTCATAAAGTGAAGTTTAGACATGAT encodes the following:
- the LOC114408633 gene encoding uncharacterized protein LOC114408633; its protein translation is MGAERFSHDHAPLILGLQPSALVDNVATVDWSLLHRIPGERGGSIPVQIEELESILREVKSKSHDDIKTLAGGSVANTIRGLSRGFGISTGIIGAYGDDHQGQLFLTNMTFNSVDLSRLRQKKGHTAQCVCLVDDMGNRTMRPCLSNAVKVQAQELVKEDFKGSKWLVLRYAVLNLEVIQAAIHLAKQEGLLVSLDLASFEMVRNFKLPLLKLLESGNIDLCFANEDEAAELLRDEQKDDPIAAVEFLSKYCQWAVVTLGANGCIAKHGKEMIQVPAIGETKATDATGAGDLFASGFLYGVVKGLSLEECCKVGTCSGGSVIRSLGGEVTLENWQWMYKQMQINGLPTPSGLCK